From a single Calothrix sp. NIES-2098 genomic region:
- the murQ gene encoding N-acetylmuramic acid-6-phosphate etherase produces MSNLQERGYLLTEQVNSNSLNLDQIGSLELVELFNSEDQKAVAAVAAAKKELARAIDCTAERLRQGGRLFYVGAGTSGRLGVLDAAECPPTFCTPPELVQGIIAGGAGALVRSSEDLEDRAQDGEAAIAQRHITQLDVVVGITAGGTTPFVQGALNAARQRGAITIFMACVPAEQVSFDADVDIRLLTGPEILAGSTRLKAGTATKLALNILSTGVMVKLGKVYGNRMVDVAVTNQKLRDRALRILQDLTDLSREDASVLLERSGNWVKLALLMHWTGLEKPAGDRLLSEHHGNLRAAIASYNVTKS; encoded by the coding sequence ATGTCAAATTTGCAGGAACGCGGCTATCTTTTAACTGAGCAAGTAAACTCTAATAGTCTGAACTTAGACCAGATCGGTTCTCTGGAATTGGTGGAATTGTTTAATAGCGAAGACCAAAAGGCGGTTGCAGCAGTAGCTGCGGCGAAAAAAGAGTTAGCTCGTGCGATTGATTGCACGGCAGAACGTTTGCGTCAGGGAGGACGCTTATTTTATGTTGGTGCGGGCACAAGTGGCAGATTAGGGGTATTAGATGCTGCTGAATGCCCGCCTACCTTTTGTACGCCTCCAGAATTGGTACAGGGAATTATTGCCGGTGGCGCAGGCGCACTAGTACGGAGTTCTGAAGATTTAGAAGACCGTGCCCAAGATGGAGAAGCAGCGATCGCTCAACGACACATTACACAATTAGATGTAGTAGTGGGAATTACTGCTGGCGGCACAACGCCTTTTGTCCAAGGGGCGCTGAACGCCGCCCGCCAACGGGGAGCGATAACGATTTTTATGGCCTGTGTGCCTGCTGAACAGGTAAGCTTTGATGCTGATGTTGATATTCGGCTCTTGACTGGCCCCGAAATTCTCGCGGGTTCCACTCGTCTAAAAGCTGGTACAGCCACCAAGCTAGCTTTAAATATCCTTTCTACTGGAGTGATGGTCAAGCTAGGTAAAGTTTACGGCAATCGCATGGTAGATGTCGCTGTCACTAACCAAAAATTACGCGATCGCGCTTTGCGAATTTTGCAAGACCTTACAGATTTAAGTCGGGAAGATGCGAGTGTGTTACTAGAACGTAGCGGCAACTGGGTGAAGTTAGCCCTATTAATGCACTGGACTGGCTTAGAAAAACCAGCAGGCGATCGACTGTTGTCAGAACATCACGGTAATTTGCGCGCTGCTATTGCCAGCTACAATGTCACAAAATCCTGA